The Bacillus carboniphilus genome window below encodes:
- a CDS encoding nuclear transport factor 2 family protein, giving the protein MLKGLNHFIQEYERATNTHDFAQVRPFIKHDAVYLFSEGTYRGMDEIQHAFERNWRTVQDEVYRITDVEWLSYSESMATCIYHYYWRGVYNGAEREGRGRGTNSMVKEDGKWKMIHEHLSQMPR; this is encoded by the coding sequence GTGTTAAAAGGCCTCAATCATTTTATTCAAGAATATGAAAGAGCAACAAATACCCATGATTTTGCCCAAGTTCGTCCGTTCATTAAGCATGATGCTGTTTATCTTTTCTCAGAAGGGACATACCGTGGTATGGATGAGATTCAACATGCATTTGAACGGAATTGGAGAACAGTGCAAGATGAAGTCTACCGAATTACGGATGTAGAGTGGCTCAGTTATTCAGAATCAATGGCTACCTGTATTTATCATTATTATTGGAGAGGAGTGTACAATGGAGCGGAAAGAGAAGGTCGTGGAAGAGGAACAAATTCTATGGTAAAAGAAGATGGGAAATGGAAGATGATCCATGAACACTTAAGTCAGATGCCAAGGTAA
- a CDS encoding YojF family protein, protein MKPVVVGEVQRKLEEFKKQEVYIHLETTNGAYASHQDENFFSAGAYIRNAKLEYEIGKITGDGPYRVGLKLPFGWVYAEGITDFEIDDQDRLLMAGHDFQGKLAVALQISRNPFN, encoded by the coding sequence TTGAAGCCTGTTGTAGTGGGTGAAGTCCAAAGAAAACTGGAAGAGTTTAAAAAACAAGAGGTTTATATTCACTTAGAAACCACGAATGGCGCCTATGCATCACATCAGGATGAGAATTTTTTCTCTGCTGGTGCGTATATCCGCAATGCAAAATTAGAATATGAAATCGGAAAGATTACGGGAGATGGTCCATATCGTGTCGGTCTTAAGCTCCCATTTGGTTGGGTATATGCGGAAGGAATTACTGACTTTGAAATTGATGATCAGGATCGCCTGTTAATGGCAGGCCATGATTTCCAAGGAAAACTTGCAGTTGCCCTTCAAATTAGTAGAAACCCATTTAATTAA
- the bshB2 gene encoding bacillithiol biosynthesis deacetylase BshB2: MEKERHVLVVFPHPDDEAFGVSGTIINHVQNGTGVTYACLTLGEMGRNMGIPPFATRESLPLIRKEELKDAARVMGIQDLRMLGYRDKTVEFEDDELLAERIHSIIQEVNPSLIITFYPGYSVHPDHDATGRAVVKAVSLIPENDRPKLHCVAFSRDCVEKLGEPNIYHDVKNVIQQKVDTIKAHKSQTQLMAAQWEESIKNNDEEVINRLGTERFWTFQWQNHAPA, from the coding sequence ATGGAAAAGGAACGTCACGTTTTAGTTGTATTTCCACACCCTGATGATGAGGCCTTTGGAGTGTCTGGTACTATCATCAATCATGTTCAAAATGGTACCGGGGTTACATATGCTTGCCTAACCTTAGGAGAAATGGGAAGAAATATGGGTATTCCTCCTTTCGCTACTCGGGAATCCCTTCCTCTCATTCGTAAAGAGGAGTTAAAGGACGCAGCCCGTGTGATGGGAATCCAAGATTTACGTATGCTTGGTTACAGAGATAAAACGGTTGAGTTTGAAGACGATGAGCTGTTGGCCGAGAGAATCCATTCTATCATTCAAGAAGTTAATCCATCTCTTATTATCACATTTTATCCGGGTTATTCTGTCCACCCTGACCATGATGCTACAGGTCGAGCTGTGGTCAAGGCCGTATCATTGATACCTGAAAATGACCGTCCTAAATTACATTGTGTCGCATTTTCAAGAGATTGCGTCGAGAAATTAGGAGAACCTAATATCTATCACGATGTAAAAAATGTGATTCAGCAAAAGGTAGATACCATTAAAGCACATAAATCCCAAACACAGCTAATGGCAGCTCAATGGGAGGAAAGTATAAAAAACAACGATGAGGAAGTCATCAATCGGTTAGGTACTGAACGTTTCTGGACCTTCCAATGGCAAAACCATGCACCGGCTTAA
- a CDS encoding GntR family transcriptional regulator, whose protein sequence is MSSSLDNSKPIFQQIAEQIEDRIINDSLREGDRVPSTNEFAAHYQINPATAAKGINQLVDQGILYKKRGIGMFVAEGAKAQLVKKRKDQFFESFIIPLRSEAEKLDISTQELKDMLERGTNHEN, encoded by the coding sequence ATGAGTTCATCACTAGATAATAGCAAACCCATATTTCAGCAAATTGCAGAACAAATTGAAGATCGTATCATTAACGACTCTTTAAGAGAAGGGGACCGGGTTCCTTCTACCAATGAATTTGCTGCCCACTATCAAATTAACCCAGCGACGGCAGCCAAGGGAATCAATCAATTAGTGGATCAAGGGATTCTTTATAAGAAGAGAGGGATCGGTATGTTTGTGGCAGAAGGAGCAAAAGCGCAGCTGGTCAAAAAAAGAAAAGATCAGTTTTTCGAAAGTTTTATCATTCCATTAAGGTCTGAAGCAGAAAAATTAGACATTAGTACACAAGAGTTAAAGGATATGTTGGAGAGGGGGACAAACCATGAAAATTGA
- a CDS encoding phosphotransferase enzyme family protein, producing MNELLSYINSQYQMKLTKIKSINHSTYQALTQNNQKLAIKIRASQESLLKEVFLYSYLLDQGIPVPTVYYSMNGAVIPFHNEWISIYSWVDGSPIFHHTSYLHTNIFYKYGVWLSRLHKALASLEMPLSESNFLFQVEQWALPVFEKHFDKKQMQTFNQIRATWNSLEDNYHALPSQIIHRDFHPRNVLLKEEQLVSYLDFELSLMGVRIFDICYFLSAVLKESFTQLTSSQEWEEIFVQFLSGYQQSTPFTEVEIQSILPILETIQSLFLANYLGKHDNIQAEKHWHILNYLSHSKSFFSSTLPPKII from the coding sequence ATGAATGAATTACTTTCCTACATCAATTCGCAATATCAAATGAAACTTACTAAAATAAAGTCCATTAACCATTCGACTTACCAAGCACTGACTCAAAATAATCAAAAACTAGCGATTAAGATTCGCGCTTCACAAGAATCCTTGTTAAAAGAAGTGTTTCTATACTCTTATCTATTAGACCAGGGCATTCCTGTCCCTACTGTGTATTATTCGATGAATGGGGCCGTTATCCCTTTTCATAATGAATGGATTTCCATTTATTCATGGGTGGATGGTTCTCCCATCTTCCATCATACTTCCTATCTCCATACTAATATTTTTTATAAATATGGAGTCTGGCTTAGTCGCTTGCATAAAGCTTTAGCGAGTTTGGAAATGCCACTTAGTGAATCGAACTTTCTATTTCAAGTAGAACAATGGGCTCTCCCGGTTTTTGAGAAGCATTTTGATAAAAAACAAATGCAAACCTTCAACCAGATCCGAGCTACATGGAACTCGCTTGAAGATAATTACCATGCTCTACCCTCTCAAATCATCCACCGAGATTTTCACCCTCGGAACGTTCTTTTAAAAGAAGAACAGTTAGTTTCCTATTTAGACTTTGAGCTGTCTCTGATGGGTGTCAGAATCTTTGATATATGTTATTTTCTTTCTGCCGTACTTAAGGAAAGCTTTACGCAACTTACTTCTTCTCAGGAATGGGAAGAAATCTTTGTTCAATTTCTAAGCGGGTATCAACAGAGTACGCCCTTTACAGAGGTTGAAATCCAATCGATTTTGCCTATTCTAGAGACTATCCAAAGTCTATTTTTAGCCAATTATTTGGGGAAGCATGACAATATTCAGGCTGAAAAACATTGGCATATACTCAACTACTTATCCCACTCTAAAAGTTTCTTTTCCTCCACACTTCCCCCGAAAATTATCTAA
- a CDS encoding PQQ-dependent sugar dehydrogenase: MNTVKSMLLLVLFFACVVLTACQKEESKEESREALPVVTGAGHEILLSNLQTPWSIQKHNDTFYISERTGYIYMYDGETKSRQTVQLQERLAQTPEAGLLGFIIPPRFTETKEAYAYYTYQRGEDLFNRLTILKQEGNQWVETKPLLDGIPASTFHHGGRLQIGPDQKLYVTTGDATVPETAQDPQSINGKILRMNLDGTIPTDNPFPNSYVYSYGHRNPQGLTWSPDGTMYSTEHGQSALDEINIIQAGRNYGWPIISGDQKREGMEAPLIHSGSQTWAPSGMDFHKGWIYFAGLRGVGVYRYHVQNQKLEKFIEGYGRVRDVWIDQDILYFVTNNTDGRGNPDDADDKLVSVPLSEES; this comes from the coding sequence TTGAACACAGTAAAAAGTATGCTTTTATTGGTGTTGTTTTTTGCTTGTGTCGTCCTGACTGCTTGTCAGAAAGAAGAAAGCAAGGAGGAGAGTCGAGAAGCTCTACCTGTTGTGACAGGAGCGGGGCATGAGATTCTCCTAAGCAATCTCCAAACACCATGGTCCATCCAAAAGCACAACGATACTTTTTACATCTCAGAACGGACTGGATACATCTATATGTATGATGGAGAAACAAAATCACGTCAAACGGTTCAGTTACAGGAAAGGTTAGCACAAACTCCAGAAGCAGGGTTACTCGGATTTATTATTCCCCCTCGATTTACAGAGACAAAAGAGGCGTATGCCTATTATACATACCAACGTGGTGAGGACTTATTTAACCGGCTGACAATCTTGAAACAAGAAGGGAATCAATGGGTAGAAACAAAGCCTCTTTTGGACGGGATCCCTGCAAGTACTTTCCATCACGGGGGACGTCTCCAAATTGGACCAGACCAAAAACTATATGTGACAACAGGAGATGCAACTGTACCTGAGACAGCTCAAGATCCTCAGTCCATTAACGGTAAAATTTTAAGAATGAACCTTGATGGCACGATTCCAACTGATAATCCTTTTCCTAATTCCTATGTCTATAGCTATGGCCATCGGAATCCACAGGGATTGACATGGAGTCCGGATGGAACCATGTATAGTACGGAGCATGGACAATCTGCCCTGGATGAAATCAATATCATTCAAGCGGGTCGTAATTACGGATGGCCGATTATATCAGGTGATCAAAAACGAGAGGGAATGGAAGCACCGCTAATCCACTCTGGAAGTCAAACATGGGCACCATCCGGAATGGACTTTCACAAAGGATGGATCTACTTTGCAGGGCTTAGAGGAGTCGGAGTGTACCGTTATCATGTCCAAAACCAAAAGCTTGAAAAATTTATCGAAGGATATGGCCGAGTGCGGGATGTTTGGATAGATCAAGATATCCTATACTTTGTAACGAACAATACAGACGGAAGAGGTAATCCAGATGACGCCGATGATAAATTAGTGTCGGTGCCTCTTTCAGAGGAATCATAA
- a CDS encoding GNAT family N-acetyltransferase — protein sequence MNVTMKTTLHSIQLNQKPVLENLLQYYFYDFSEFNSADVTETGKFGDYPYTHLYWEEEGRYPYFIYYDEKLAGFALVSKEKSEGNNYFSISEFFVLKKFRRLGVGREAAITAFSEHRGEWEVFQMASNQPAQKFWRRVIHEFTNGEYVEKVDEKRVTQLFKS from the coding sequence GTGAACGTAACGATGAAAACAACCCTTCACTCAATCCAGTTAAACCAGAAGCCAGTTTTAGAAAATTTACTACAGTATTATTTTTATGATTTCTCGGAGTTTAACTCAGCTGATGTAACGGAAACTGGAAAATTCGGAGATTATCCATACACCCACCTATACTGGGAAGAGGAAGGGCGTTATCCTTATTTCATTTATTATGATGAAAAGCTGGCTGGTTTTGCTCTAGTTAGCAAAGAAAAGAGTGAAGGTAACAACTATTTTTCAATCTCGGAGTTTTTTGTACTCAAAAAATTTAGAAGACTCGGTGTCGGTAGAGAAGCTGCTATTACCGCGTTTAGTGAGCACCGAGGAGAGTGGGAAGTCTTCCAAATGGCCTCTAATCAACCTGCGCAAAAATTTTGGAGAAGAGTCATCCATGAATTTACGAATGGAGAGTATGTAGAAAAGGTCGATGAAAAAAGAGTTACACAATTATTTAAAAGTTGA
- a CDS encoding ABC transporter ATP-binding protein: protein MKIEVKNITKAYGKNNALDQVSFDLEKNKIYGLLGRNGAGKTTLMQTLAGHILPTSGEVLIDGQKPFENQKITESICLINESGNFKKGLKIKEVLLVSSLYYPNWDQEVAERLLEEFSLNKNMKIKAMSKGMESALGITVGLASRAPITIFDEPYIGLDAVHRQRFYELLLEEYEDHPRTIILSTHLIDEVSNLFEQVVIFQQGKLVLKEDAEVLREHGYKVQGDTSAIDLFAKEYNVIHRKSFAGQEVAVVYSQDGGREAARNLGLVVDSLPVQELMVYLTSSREGRKHV from the coding sequence ATGAAAATTGAAGTGAAAAATATAACGAAGGCATATGGTAAAAATAATGCGCTAGATCAAGTAAGCTTTGATCTTGAAAAAAATAAAATTTATGGGTTGTTAGGAAGAAACGGTGCAGGGAAAACCACTCTGATGCAAACGTTGGCAGGGCACATCCTTCCAACAAGTGGAGAGGTACTGATTGATGGGCAAAAGCCTTTTGAAAATCAGAAGATTACTGAATCCATTTGCTTAATTAACGAGAGCGGAAATTTTAAGAAGGGGTTAAAAATTAAAGAGGTTCTTCTTGTCAGTTCACTCTATTATCCAAACTGGGACCAAGAAGTTGCGGAACGTTTATTAGAGGAATTCAGTTTAAATAAAAATATGAAGATAAAAGCAATGTCTAAGGGAATGGAATCGGCATTAGGAATCACTGTAGGTTTAGCGTCCCGAGCGCCAATTACTATCTTTGATGAACCTTACATTGGCTTGGATGCAGTGCACAGACAAAGGTTTTATGAGCTTTTACTAGAAGAGTATGAAGACCACCCTAGGACCATCATTTTGTCTACTCATTTAATTGATGAAGTCAGCAATTTATTCGAACAAGTGGTGATCTTTCAACAAGGGAAGCTAGTTTTAAAGGAAGATGCAGAAGTACTAAGAGAACATGGTTATAAAGTACAAGGAGATACATCTGCTATTGACCTGTTCGCCAAAGAATATAATGTCATTCACCGAAAGTCATTTGCTGGTCAAGAGGTGGCTGTGGTGTATAGCCAAGATGGTGGAAGAGAAGCTGCTCGAAATCTAGGATTAGTGGTAGATTCGCTTCCAGTTCAGGAATTGATGGTTTATTTAACTTCATCTCGAGAAGGGAGAAAGCATGTATGA
- a CDS encoding NAD-dependent epimerase/dehydratase family protein, giving the protein MKLLVIGGTKFLGRWIVEEALERGWEVTLFNRGNHADVFPNVRTIIGDRETDLLKLEVENWDAVIDTCGFHPHTVRKSVMALKANTSFYAFVSTISVYSRFVFEDEIKEETGDILTLTEDELKELNLDNQNVGEYYGHLKYLCEQEVLREIPDKSLIVRPGLIVGPYDLTDRFTYWATRFHENREILAPGRTSKKIQFIDVRDLAEWIVKMTESRMTGVFNATGPENVYTMENLIDDGKEVFQNHAETTWVPEDFLLSQQVQPWIELPLWIPESTPDPLTNAVSERDNGVNIEKALQHGLTFRHPKVTIKDTYEWATKTARKLERAGLSEEKEKTVLENWKAAQNKGTQQV; this is encoded by the coding sequence ATGAAACTTTTAGTAATCGGTGGTACGAAATTTTTAGGTCGCTGGATCGTTGAGGAAGCATTAGAAAGGGGCTGGGAAGTAACCCTTTTTAACCGCGGAAACCACGCGGATGTCTTTCCGAATGTCCGCACAATCATAGGGGATAGAGAAACGGATTTGTTAAAACTGGAAGTGGAAAATTGGGATGCTGTCATTGATACTTGTGGCTTCCACCCTCACACTGTTCGGAAATCAGTAATGGCATTAAAGGCAAATACTTCTTTTTACGCGTTCGTTTCAACGATTTCAGTGTATTCCCGTTTTGTATTTGAAGACGAGATAAAAGAAGAAACAGGGGATATCTTAACTCTTACGGAGGATGAACTGAAAGAATTAAATTTAGATAATCAAAATGTTGGGGAGTATTATGGTCATTTAAAATATTTGTGTGAACAAGAGGTATTACGTGAGATTCCAGATAAGAGCCTTATTGTTAGACCGGGGCTAATTGTTGGACCATATGACCTTACAGATCGATTTACATATTGGGCAACTCGATTCCATGAAAATCGTGAAATTCTAGCACCAGGAAGAACTAGTAAAAAAATTCAGTTTATAGATGTCCGTGACTTGGCTGAATGGATTGTGAAGATGACCGAAAGCCGTATGACCGGTGTATTTAATGCGACAGGTCCTGAAAACGTCTATACGATGGAAAACTTGATTGATGATGGTAAAGAGGTTTTTCAGAATCATGCAGAAACAACCTGGGTTCCAGAAGACTTCTTACTATCCCAACAAGTTCAACCCTGGATTGAGCTACCACTTTGGATTCCAGAATCAACACCCGACCCACTTACAAACGCTGTTTCGGAAAGAGACAACGGGGTCAATATTGAAAAAGCACTACAACATGGTTTAACCTTCCGACACCCTAAAGTAACAATAAAAGATACCTATGAGTGGGCTACAAAGACAGCGAGAAAGCTAGAAAGAGCGGGATTAAGTGAGGAAAAAGAAAAGACCGTGTTAGAGAATTGGAAAGCTGCACAAAATAAAGGAACTCAACAAGTTTAA
- a CDS encoding BCCT family transporter, whose product MNNDKGIWNNPVFWVSAIIVLILVLFGAIFPKVFEERANYLFELTTHNFGWLYLLGVLLFVLFLLFLAISRYGKIRLGSDEDRPDYPFFTWIGMLFSAGFGVGLVFWGIAEPMSHFFETPMRDVEPLTEEAARLAMGYSFFHWGISQWSVFTIVGLIIGYHQFRKKDDGLVSTSLSPIIKNGGIKKFIDILAVIATVMGVATSLGLGILQINGGLNAVFGLEKSTLVQLLIVLVLLILYLSSSTTGLNKGIKWLSNLNLALALVLMLFVFFTGPSVFILNAFTVGLGDYISDFITYSLRMQPYRGGTWVQDWTIFYWAWAIAWSPFVGAFVARVSRGRTIREFIMGVLVVPPLIALIWIAVFGGTALHLDLFEGTSIAQAVNSDITSALFETYKYLPLTQVMSVLSIFLILTFLVTSADSATYILGSMTSKGSLHPPLIVKFIWGTLISAIAAVLIIASGLEGLQTASLVSALPFTLILIAMCFSLFKSLRKEPRKKVERR is encoded by the coding sequence TTGAATAATGACAAGGGAATTTGGAATAATCCCGTTTTTTGGGTATCTGCTATTATAGTTCTTATTTTAGTGCTATTTGGGGCTATTTTTCCTAAAGTATTTGAGGAGAGAGCCAATTATCTCTTTGAACTAACGACGCACAATTTTGGTTGGTTATATTTACTTGGGGTATTACTTTTTGTACTATTTCTCCTCTTTCTTGCCATTAGTAGGTATGGAAAAATCCGTCTTGGATCAGATGAAGACCGACCTGACTATCCGTTTTTCACATGGATTGGAATGCTTTTTTCTGCAGGATTTGGTGTAGGGCTTGTTTTCTGGGGGATTGCTGAACCCATGAGTCATTTCTTTGAAACGCCAATGAGGGATGTGGAACCCTTAACGGAGGAAGCCGCAAGACTTGCAATGGGGTATTCCTTTTTCCATTGGGGAATTAGTCAATGGTCTGTGTTTACAATTGTTGGCTTAATCATAGGGTATCATCAGTTTCGAAAAAAGGATGATGGCCTCGTTTCAACTTCACTGTCCCCTATCATAAAAAATGGTGGGATTAAAAAATTCATAGATATTTTAGCTGTGATTGCCACAGTAATGGGGGTTGCTACATCTTTAGGGCTTGGAATTTTACAAATTAACGGTGGACTGAACGCTGTATTTGGTCTTGAAAAAAGCACGCTCGTCCAGCTTTTGATTGTGCTTGTGTTGTTAATTTTATATCTGTCTTCTTCGACTACTGGTCTAAACAAAGGAATCAAATGGTTAAGTAATTTGAATTTAGCTTTAGCCTTAGTATTGATGTTATTTGTGTTCTTTACTGGACCTTCTGTATTTATCTTAAATGCTTTTACTGTAGGATTAGGGGATTATATTTCAGACTTTATAACATACAGTCTTCGAATGCAGCCATATAGAGGAGGTACATGGGTGCAGGATTGGACCATCTTTTACTGGGCGTGGGCCATTGCTTGGTCACCATTTGTTGGGGCGTTTGTTGCCCGAGTGTCGAGAGGAAGAACAATCAGAGAATTTATTATGGGGGTATTAGTTGTACCACCACTCATCGCACTTATTTGGATTGCGGTTTTCGGAGGTACAGCCTTACACCTTGATTTATTTGAGGGAACTAGCATCGCTCAAGCTGTTAACAGTGATATAACCAGTGCATTATTTGAAACGTATAAATATTTGCCTCTTACACAAGTCATGTCAGTTCTGTCTATTTTTCTAATCTTAACGTTTCTCGTAACTTCAGCTGACTCGGCCACCTATATTCTAGGGAGCATGACATCAAAAGGGTCACTTCATCCACCATTGATTGTGAAATTTATCTGGGGAACTCTAATTTCTGCTATTGCAGCTGTTCTGATTATTGCAAGTGGCTTGGAAGGGTTACAAACCGCTTCCCTTGTTTCTGCCCTACCATTCACTCTCATTTTAATCGCCATGTGTTTTTCCTTGTTCAAGTCTTTACGAAAAGAGCCAAGAAAAAAAGTAGAACGTCGCTAA
- a CDS encoding Cof-type HAD-IIB family hydrolase — translation MLRCIATDMDGTLLNAKQQISKENETALKQAQEKGIEIIVATGRSYFEAASVLEEAKLECPIICVNGAEIRNEQGEKVYSNPIPSELAKKVMNQLDERNYYYELYANSGTYTRDPKLGLAVLKDLFQSANKEAVPWMEMEEEARKRFEEGHVKVVEDYQLLVDEPSFELYKLLVFDKDHDALQKAALELEDPDLAITSSAFGNIEINYKSAQKGIALEAFVQKKGIPLSETLAVGDQLNDLSMLEIVGTAVAMGNAAEEVKQIAHYITSTNNENGVARAITKYMNLM, via the coding sequence ATGTTACGCTGTATCGCAACAGATATGGATGGAACTCTCTTAAATGCAAAGCAACAAATAAGTAAGGAAAACGAGACAGCATTAAAGCAAGCTCAAGAAAAAGGAATTGAAATCATCGTAGCAACAGGCCGCTCATATTTTGAAGCAGCTTCCGTTCTAGAAGAAGCAAAATTAGAATGCCCCATTATTTGTGTAAATGGTGCGGAAATTAGAAATGAACAAGGTGAAAAAGTATACTCCAATCCAATTCCATCTGAACTAGCTAAGAAAGTCATGAATCAATTGGATGAAAGGAACTATTATTACGAGCTATATGCCAACTCTGGTACCTATACAAGAGATCCAAAGTTAGGATTAGCCGTACTAAAAGATTTATTTCAATCAGCCAACAAAGAAGCGGTACCATGGATGGAAATGGAGGAGGAAGCTCGTAAACGGTTTGAAGAGGGACATGTGAAAGTGGTTGAAGATTATCAATTATTGGTAGATGAACCGTCTTTCGAACTTTATAAACTGCTCGTATTTGATAAAGATCATGATGCGTTGCAAAAAGCTGCGCTAGAATTAGAAGATCCGGATCTAGCCATCACTTCATCTGCATTCGGCAATATTGAAATTAACTATAAATCCGCACAGAAAGGTATTGCGTTAGAGGCATTTGTCCAAAAGAAAGGAATCCCTCTTTCAGAAACCTTAGCCGTTGGTGATCAGCTAAACGATTTATCGATGTTAGAAATTGTAGGAACAGCTGTAGCAATGGGGAATGCTGCTGAAGAAGTGAAACAAATTGCCCATTACATCACTTCCACCAACAATGAAAATGGAGTGGCTAGAGCGATTACAAAATATATGAATCTAATGTAG
- a CDS encoding GntR family transcriptional regulator translates to MRNEENQLPMYYQIQQALKKKIEEDWQPGDVIPSERELSEQFAVSRMTVRQAVNGLVDAGFLVRKRGSGTYVMERKVEQTLHGVTSFSEEMRARGLTPSNQPVSFQIIPADEKVAHQLHLSHYDPVYKIERIRLADGIPMAFETTFLPANLMKSLTEEIMNHSLYEYVEMKLGLGIDDAFQTIESASATQKEAKHLQIKEKEPVLVINRRTFTRQGKPFEYVKTVYRADRYKFSIHIKRSHK, encoded by the coding sequence GTGAGAAACGAAGAAAACCAATTGCCAATGTACTATCAAATTCAACAAGCTTTGAAAAAGAAAATAGAAGAAGATTGGCAACCGGGTGACGTGATCCCTTCAGAACGAGAGCTCTCAGAACAATTCGCGGTGAGTCGAATGACGGTTCGCCAGGCGGTAAATGGTTTAGTAGATGCCGGATTTCTAGTCCGTAAAAGAGGAAGCGGCACGTATGTTATGGAACGAAAGGTTGAACAAACCCTGCATGGTGTGACAAGCTTTTCTGAAGAGATGAGAGCAAGAGGTCTTACCCCAAGCAACCAGCCTGTCAGCTTTCAGATCATTCCTGCTGACGAAAAAGTCGCTCACCAGTTACACCTATCTCATTATGATCCGGTTTACAAGATTGAAAGAATCAGGTTGGCCGACGGAATTCCGATGGCATTTGAAACCACTTTTCTTCCAGCTAATTTAATGAAGAGTTTAACGGAAGAGATTATGAATCATTCTCTTTATGAATATGTCGAAATGAAGTTAGGCCTTGGGATTGATGATGCCTTTCAAACCATAGAATCGGCTTCAGCCACGCAGAAAGAAGCGAAGCATCTTCAAATCAAAGAAAAAGAACCCGTCTTGGTTATAAATCGAAGAACGTTTACGAGACAAGGTAAGCCGTTTGAGTATGTGAAAACAGTGTATCGCGCGGATCGTTATAAATTTTCGATTCATATTAAGAGGAGTCATAAATAA